CACCGGCTTCAGGACCCTCATAGTTATGCCCTTTAAGGATTGTACAATAGTGCCAATCATGAGAATGGTCCCATTTGGGATCGGACTTTATCTCGTCAGCCCAATTGCCGATTCGAGCTAGATCCGTGTGTCCCAGCAGTTGAGTAATTGCTTCCCTGGCTTGGGGACTTAAGTTTTCTTCAGCAATTATTCCAATGACCCGGTGACCGGTTTTCCCCCAACCAAGCAGGGTACTAACGGTAAACAGTAAGATAATGAATTGTCGCAAGGTGAAATCTCCTAGTATTATGGCAGGAATCTAATGTAGGACCAGAGGCTTACGAAGGTTTTCGTGGTGATATTTACGCCGAGCCCAATAATTCATGAGGGTCTGCACATGTTAAAGATGGGGGATCAATTCTCTGAATTGGGGAGAATAGTTCTACCCTAAAAAAAACCGGTCCGGGCGATGATTTAAACCAGCGCCTGAACCGGGATCTAATTAACTACCGCTAACTAAAATCTTGGGATAGTAAAGCGGCCCATGTTAGTCGTAAACATTTACTGTACCAAAATAGCCACGAAGGCACCAAGACACTAAGCTTCACAAATTCTCCCTGTGGTTCTTTGGACTTTTGGGTCTTCGTAGCAAAAGAGCTTACGCTACTGCGCCATGAGAACTATTGATTCTTACAGCTATCTAATAGCTCGTTGCTATTTATCCTGATATTTTCTGATAATCTGATCCCCTGGATAGCCAAGTGCTTTCCAGTCGATTCGCCTTTCCTGCCCACGATGGCAAGCCCTGCATTTCAGGGATTCTGATGCCGGGGCAACCATGTGAGCGAGACCTGAATACATTTCAGTCGCAATAAAATCATAATGGCCGCTGTACTCCAGTTTGGCAGCCTTCATCCCCACTTCTGAGGCTCTATTCCAGTCAAAATGGGTCCAATATCCCTTCCAGAGTTGGGGTATTATTAAGTGTTTATTCTCTGTATCATAGATCTGTTTACCACGCATCACCTTGAAAGGGTACAGCTTGGCGTTTTCATCATCTCTATCTCCGAGAGGCTGGTTGATCATCACAACTTCACCGGGATCAACTTTATCACCCTTCAGATAGCGGGTTGTTTTACCATTATACCAATAATATTCAGGAACCACATTGTTTTCCCAAACAAAGCTGCCCTTCTTCTTAAAGTAGGTGTCCATCCCATATTCATCTTTTTCACCTGTACTGTCTTTGCCGGCGGTAGACCAGTCCCAATACATTTTTGTGGGCTTTCCCTTTGCATACAGTGGTATATGACATGATTGGCAAGCAACTTTTTCAACATGTTTGTTGATGATCTTTGAACGATGCACATCCTCTTCATGACAGTCAAGACACTGCACCCTGTTGTCTTCATCGGTGAGGATAGCCATTGACTTACCCATAATGTTGTGAGCTTCTGTGGTGTGGCAATCAGTACAGGTCATGTCGTTACCCATATGTACATCATAAGATGGATCCGCATCTACCAGACCATAATCAAGATCACCGTGTTTTACATTC
The window above is part of the Candidatus Neomarinimicrobiota bacterium genome. Proteins encoded here:
- a CDS encoding tetrathionate reductase family octaheme c-type cytochrome, which translates into the protein MRRKLYLILFSILLSVGLAPAQEDHREHIEDSLLTVQEVTETCLACHEDAASDVMKTIHWTWKDKAKVVPGHRGKHAIGKANSFNNYCVAVESNWERCTSCHVGYGWKDDSFDFQNEENVDCLICHDQTGTYKKNPKGAGYPFESVDLTKVAQSVGYSSINTCGSCHFNGGGGENVKHGDLDYGLVDADPSYDVHMGNDMTCTDCHTTEAHNIMGKSMAILTDEDNRVQCLDCHEEDVHRSKIINKHVEKVACQSCHIPLYAKGKPTKMYWDWSTAGKDSTGEKDEYGMDTYFKKKGSFVWENNVVPEYYWYNGKTTRYLKGDKVDPGEVVMINQPLGDRDDENAKLYPFKVMRGKQIYDTENKHLIIPQLWKGYWTHFDWNRASEVGMKAAKLEYSGHYDFIATEMYSGLAHMVAPASESLKCRACHRGQERRIDWKALGYPGDQIIRKYQDK